In a genomic window of [Empedobacter] haloabium:
- a CDS encoding PEP-CTERM sorting domain-containing protein has product MKFAITAACVAALLAGTSASAATPTSASISIANAAIHVFDLTPDDGNAAGYSIQKVYTGLNIYLNQDEGAGVMASASPTGAATIARDSHMMQASAGWTGTLGEITLTTSSGNSAGYSSADAWHAFTIRVAPHTAFAFTALVTVADGRNTPGSFSKVGVWLDVLGLVNPQHDIRYELERGSWDPASGNATPDFSLQQDFSVSYVNLTDSAQDLSFTYRLFSDVRYAVAPVPEPATYLMLGVGLLAIGAQAARRHRAA; this is encoded by the coding sequence ATGAAATTTGCCATCACTGCCGCCTGCGTGGCCGCTTTGCTTGCCGGCACGAGCGCATCTGCCGCCACGCCCACCAGCGCCTCGATCAGCATTGCCAACGCCGCCATCCATGTGTTCGACCTGACGCCCGACGACGGCAATGCTGCCGGCTATTCGATCCAGAAAGTCTACACGGGGCTCAATATCTACTTGAACCAGGACGAGGGCGCCGGCGTCATGGCGTCAGCCTCTCCCACGGGTGCCGCGACCATCGCACGCGACAGCCACATGATGCAAGCCAGCGCCGGATGGACCGGAACACTGGGAGAGATAACGCTCACGACCAGTAGCGGCAATAGCGCCGGCTACTCGTCCGCGGACGCCTGGCACGCCTTCACGATCCGCGTAGCCCCGCACACCGCATTTGCCTTCACGGCACTGGTAACGGTGGCGGATGGACGCAACACGCCTGGCAGCTTCAGCAAGGTCGGCGTCTGGCTGGACGTGCTCGGCCTGGTAAATCCCCAGCACGACATCCGTTACGAACTCGAGCGTGGGAGCTGGGACCCTGCCAGCGGCAACGCCACGCCGGACTTCAGCCTGCAACAGGATTTCAGCGTGTCTTACGTCAATCTCACCGACAGCGCGCAGGACCTGAGCTTCACCTATCGCTTGTTCAGCGACGTGCGGTATGCCGTCGCGCCGGTGCCGGAACCGGCCACTTACCTGATGCTCGGTGTGGGGCTGCTGGCCATCGGGGCGCAGGCGGCACGTCGCCATCGCGCAGCTTGA
- a CDS encoding PEP-CTERM sorting domain-containing protein yields MKHQLTPKVLASVALATMTQWAVAAPLFGSDYSSRVTNIAFNVYDLAPADGIAAHYSISSLTNLYELSYSTAGTYHPYTETRTTAGSVTHGSGATRATGSWSGVFGELSASAHIDAPVSETYVTAKATQTIVITLSPHTAFVASGRSLLEGSNYGEWSSIYAQASMIMRLGPADGASKNQKLFSSYPTGLYDGEFNLINDFALGYTNTTDVARDITLSLELWADGSLKGPLVPAVTAPVPEPSTWLMLGAGLVALGATARRRAKPLR; encoded by the coding sequence ATGAAACATCAACTCACTCCGAAAGTGCTGGCCAGCGTCGCGCTTGCCACCATGACCCAATGGGCCGTGGCCGCCCCGCTGTTCGGGAGCGACTACAGCTCGCGTGTCACAAACATTGCGTTCAATGTCTACGATCTGGCACCGGCCGACGGCATCGCGGCACATTATTCGATCAGCTCGCTCACCAACCTGTACGAGCTGTCGTATTCGACCGCGGGCACCTATCATCCGTATACCGAAACGCGTACGACTGCCGGGTCGGTCACACACGGCAGCGGCGCGACCAGGGCGACCGGTTCCTGGTCGGGTGTTTTCGGCGAACTGTCGGCATCCGCCCATATCGATGCACCCGTCAGCGAAACCTACGTGACGGCCAAGGCGACGCAGACGATCGTCATCACGCTGTCCCCGCACACGGCATTCGTCGCCAGTGGCCGCTCCCTACTGGAAGGCAGCAACTATGGGGAATGGTCCAGCATCTATGCCCAGGCGAGCATGATCATGCGGCTCGGCCCGGCCGATGGCGCCTCGAAAAACCAAAAATTGTTCAGCTCCTATCCGACCGGCCTGTATGACGGCGAATTCAATCTGATCAATGATTTCGCACTGGGCTACACGAACACCACCGACGTCGCGCGCGATATCACGTTGTCGCTCGAGTTGTGGGCAGACGGCAGCCTGAAAGGACCGCTGGTCCCGGCCGTCACAGCGCCGGTGCCGGAGCCGTCGACTTGGCTGATGCTCGGTGCCGGCCTGGTAGCACTTGGCGCGACAGCACGGCGCAGGGCAAAGCCGCTCAGATAG
- a CDS encoding PEP-CTERM sorting domain-containing protein — MNRKLFTAAFCSILFATSASAAGPVSTTSVKVSDVAFQVFDLTPADGIAAGYTIRDTYTLLEATLSRSGWDGNMYGSARDRPSSASTIELEYRNEYASASWNGALGGLSLSVTSSQSIFTGRVDASQSMLVTLAPHTVFVFSGLVAQSGTNPATQGWSYRLTSDFRAKIYDFGDPSHELLFERILGGDNVPDYAQTDPFSLTYVNDTDLPRELSVRMDTYAYAHAPIVPGVPEPSTYLMLGAGLLGICWRSRRGQPA; from the coding sequence ATGAACCGAAAATTGTTTACAGCAGCATTCTGCAGCATATTGTTCGCCACGAGCGCCAGCGCGGCGGGACCTGTCAGCACTACCAGCGTCAAGGTCAGCGACGTCGCCTTTCAAGTATTCGACCTGACGCCGGCGGACGGGATCGCGGCTGGCTATACGATCCGCGACACCTATACACTCCTGGAGGCAACCCTGTCACGCTCGGGCTGGGACGGCAACATGTACGGCTCCGCGCGCGACCGCCCATCCAGCGCCAGCACCATCGAGCTGGAATACCGCAACGAGTATGCCAGCGCTTCCTGGAACGGCGCCTTGGGGGGACTCAGCTTGTCGGTCACCAGTTCGCAGTCGATTTTCACAGGCAGGGTCGATGCCAGCCAGTCCATGCTCGTGACCCTCGCCCCGCACACGGTTTTTGTCTTCAGCGGACTGGTTGCGCAGAGCGGAACGAATCCCGCCACGCAGGGTTGGAGCTATCGGTTGACTTCGGACTTCAGGGCCAAGATCTACGATTTCGGCGATCCAAGCCACGAGCTGCTGTTCGAGCGGATACTGGGCGGCGACAACGTGCCCGACTACGCGCAGACTGACCCCTTCAGCCTGACCTATGTGAACGATACGGACCTTCCGCGCGAACTCAGCGTGCGGATGGACACTTACGCATACGCCCACGCGCCTATCGTGCCGGGCGTTCCCGAACCCTCGACGTACCTGATGCTGGGCGCCGGTCTGCTCGGCATCTGCTGGCGCTCCCGCCGTGGCCAGCCTGCCTGA
- a CDS encoding PEP-CTERM sorting domain-containing protein → MKRLITSMALGALVAGSAAAATVLPTDGMDVKTQVSNLRFEVIDLTPDDGITPTFQLGWSTYQRRVTLGHGTGETTLFEGDLDHADTLRVRHSGSSAAVTWNTPVGGESESSVRVLSNLDGKATTLTAEQTNLYLGPNARLIVYGDIVQQAVFVGNGAGRGISTADIVLDAYLDTHDDYHSVIDAVTPFNKVESFALSYSNTDSYEHWLTLSFKTQAVGISAVPEPSTWLMLGAGLLGVASVARRRQRRGWPPK, encoded by the coding sequence ATGAAACGTCTTATTACTTCCATGGCACTGGGCGCGCTGGTCGCCGGCAGCGCCGCTGCCGCCACCGTTCTGCCGACCGATGGCATGGATGTCAAGACACAGGTGTCGAACCTTCGCTTCGAAGTCATCGACCTGACGCCAGACGACGGCATCACGCCGACGTTTCAGTTAGGTTGGTCCACTTACCAGCGCAGAGTCACCCTGGGACATGGAACCGGAGAGACCACGCTGTTCGAAGGGGACCTCGATCACGCGGATACCCTGCGCGTGCGGCATAGTGGCTCGAGCGCGGCGGTGACGTGGAACACGCCGGTCGGCGGAGAAAGCGAGAGCTCGGTACGTGTGCTATCGAACCTGGACGGCAAGGCGACGACGCTGACAGCGGAGCAGACGAATCTCTATCTGGGTCCAAACGCGCGCTTGATCGTGTACGGCGACATCGTCCAGCAGGCAGTGTTCGTCGGCAACGGCGCCGGTCGGGGTATCTCGACGGCCGACATCGTCCTGGACGCCTATCTCGACACGCATGACGACTATCACAGTGTGATCGACGCCGTCACGCCGTTCAACAAGGTAGAGTCGTTTGCGCTGTCCTACTCCAATACGGACAGCTACGAACACTGGCTGACGCTGAGTTTCAAGACGCAGGCAGTGGGCATCTCGGCAGTGCCCGAGCCTTCGACCTGGCTGATGCTGGGGGCGGGTCTGCTCGGCGTCGCCTCCGTTGCGCGCCGCCGCCAGCGCCGCGGATGGCCGCCGAAATAA